In Leptospira ryugenii, one genomic interval encodes:
- a CDS encoding efflux RND transporter permease subunit, whose amino-acid sequence MLSNLRTILSKRPILCRMIYFLFVILGSASLGRVHFVITEKESYPGIAIRVEATAYGIYRLESEVTKPIEKSLSSVGGIEEIRSVTEDGLVEIHLLLKQGQDVRRKAAEIRERLDRVSSRFAREIHKPQVFPFDPHETPSFVLSFHDKDLGKDDLREYIEKHYKPKIESIEGVSFVLVTGGHIQEILIEVDPKQMEAYELGLKDLSDQIQSQLKSRSLGAIGKHSENLPLYQSSLVQNVYDLNFIPLPSGRGTVSELAEIKTHPREENRGARRNGKDLVSLFIFKKDSADLNLIFTSLESILPKEGIGSLQFEFLEDESKRIRSYQRTFIAGILCILFLLGLREILWNHSLNRLFLYCLSLYASYAILHFCLFLFQMCLSHAILIGMCFGFLLGLALEDLIPKKRQRFSLFSTGGLLFCFCLTSFLVSDLFGRIQTSTYFATSLSFCIFQINSQLFSKEIKFRSILGFGNMVRNVRYRIYKRFFHFEKKIRRGLKIHPKLPLLCIISLPLLAVYTILTKPIFLPETNSQDRLLAVLEFPSGTSFAHTNQVSETIEKAITEFSFIEQVVSKIEMGHVLLLIRPKPGLVINAEWVNVFKESLGDTEDASIFFLTESASPFAKDLVIDVLGEDETILQKLCEELAKKAKENQYVTEVMLKYKPNREELLLHPKANSMLVSSVDMSSLGHELRTALQGVVVGKFRSPEKEMDIRIRFQERYRQSKESLSEIRLKTGNGKYSPLETLVTSSTHTIPQKIYHKNQIRNLSFALRFSSTSGSKEEAKVFTQLQSYPLPESYRLEVSRDEVNKNSRLREITFHLLIPFLLFALGKQSSLLIPIQYFVLFLMTSHLYPTGFSQIQNGGLVFAHIFVHSSGMRNYQETIVYRQMLLISSFLLLAPSELSDLFYLSLSICLSIFIKRAFFGVYRSISPKVQMLQGVQNTLRAQIWFRLGKIF is encoded by the coding sequence ATGCTTTCTAATCTTAGAACCATTCTCTCAAAAAGACCTATCCTTTGTAGGATGATCTATTTTCTCTTTGTTATATTGGGATCAGCAAGCTTAGGTCGAGTCCATTTTGTCATCACTGAAAAAGAATCATACCCAGGCATTGCCATTCGTGTAGAGGCTACAGCCTATGGAATCTATCGACTGGAGAGTGAGGTGACAAAGCCCATAGAAAAAAGTCTATCGAGCGTAGGTGGCATTGAAGAGATACGATCTGTAACTGAGGATGGCCTTGTCGAAATCCATTTGCTACTCAAACAAGGTCAGGATGTCCGAAGAAAAGCCGCAGAAATTAGAGAACGACTAGATAGAGTGTCATCTCGATTTGCTAGGGAGATTCACAAGCCCCAAGTTTTCCCTTTTGATCCTCATGAGACGCCCAGTTTTGTTCTTTCCTTCCATGACAAAGATCTTGGAAAAGATGACTTGCGGGAGTACATCGAAAAACACTATAAACCTAAAATTGAATCCATTGAAGGAGTATCCTTCGTACTGGTCACAGGTGGTCACATTCAGGAAATTTTGATAGAAGTAGACCCTAAACAGATGGAAGCATATGAACTTGGGCTTAAGGATCTTTCGGATCAGATACAATCGCAGCTAAAAAGCAGAAGCCTAGGTGCGATCGGCAAACATTCTGAAAATTTACCTCTCTACCAATCATCTTTGGTTCAAAATGTCTATGATTTGAATTTTATTCCTCTCCCCTCTGGAAGAGGAACGGTGTCTGAGCTTGCAGAAATCAAAACCCATCCCAGAGAAGAAAACAGAGGGGCGAGACGGAATGGAAAGGATTTAGTTTCCCTATTTATTTTCAAAAAAGACTCTGCTGATCTAAACCTTATATTTACAAGTCTAGAATCTATCCTTCCAAAAGAGGGTATAGGTTCCTTACAATTTGAGTTCTTAGAAGATGAATCAAAAAGGATCCGATCCTATCAACGAACATTCATCGCTGGCATTCTATGTATTCTCTTCCTACTCGGTCTTCGGGAAATTCTATGGAATCATAGCCTGAATCGATTATTTTTATATTGCCTCTCTCTATATGCGTCCTATGCCATTCTCCATTTCTGTCTCTTTCTTTTCCAAATGTGCCTCTCGCATGCGATTTTGATAGGAATGTGCTTCGGTTTTCTACTTGGGCTAGCATTAGAAGATCTTATCCCAAAGAAACGACAGAGATTTTCTCTTTTCTCGACAGGCGGGCTGTTATTTTGTTTTTGTCTCACATCCTTTTTAGTATCTGATCTGTTCGGAAGAATTCAAACCAGTACTTATTTCGCAACCTCTCTATCTTTTTGTATCTTTCAGATCAACTCACAGTTGTTTAGCAAAGAAATAAAATTTAGATCTATTTTAGGGTTTGGAAATATGGTGCGAAATGTACGGTATAGAATCTATAAAAGATTCTTTCATTTTGAAAAGAAAATACGAAGAGGACTAAAAATACATCCCAAGCTTCCTTTACTATGCATCATTAGTTTGCCTTTACTTGCAGTCTATACAATCCTTACAAAACCGATCTTCCTCCCCGAGACAAATTCACAAGATCGATTGCTCGCTGTATTGGAGTTTCCCTCGGGTACCTCATTTGCTCATACGAATCAAGTAAGTGAGACAATAGAAAAGGCAATTACCGAATTTTCTTTCATCGAACAGGTTGTCTCAAAAATCGAAATGGGGCATGTGTTGTTACTCATCAGACCAAAACCAGGGCTAGTCATCAATGCAGAATGGGTAAATGTCTTTAAAGAAAGTTTAGGGGATACGGAAGATGCTAGTATTTTCTTTTTAACGGAGTCAGCATCACCATTTGCTAAAGATTTAGTTATAGATGTTTTGGGAGAAGACGAAACCATTTTACAGAAATTATGTGAAGAATTAGCAAAGAAAGCCAAGGAAAATCAATATGTGACTGAGGTAATGCTAAAGTACAAACCAAATCGCGAAGAATTATTATTACATCCAAAAGCAAATTCAATGCTAGTTTCTTCCGTGGATATGAGCTCATTGGGGCATGAGCTTAGGACCGCCTTACAAGGAGTTGTGGTAGGGAAATTTCGATCTCCAGAAAAAGAGATGGATATCAGGATTCGGTTCCAGGAAAGGTATAGGCAGAGCAAAGAGAGCCTCTCAGAAATTCGCCTGAAAACAGGCAACGGAAAGTATAGCCCCTTGGAAACACTTGTTACTTCCTCTACGCATACGATCCCACAGAAAATCTACCACAAAAATCAAATTCGAAATCTGAGTTTTGCCCTGCGGTTTTCTTCTACTTCTGGTTCTAAGGAAGAGGCAAAGGTCTTTACGCAATTGCAATCCTATCCATTGCCAGAATCCTATCGCCTAGAAGTTTCCCGGGACGAAGTGAACAAAAATTCTCGTCTCAGAGAAATTACATTTCACCTCCTCATACCATTTTTGCTCTTTGCACTCGGAAAGCAGTCCTCTCTCCTCATACCCATTCAATACTTTGTTCTGTTTTTAATGACTTCGCATTTATACCCAACTGGTTTTTCGCAGATTCAAAACGGAGGATTGGTGTTTGCACACATCTTTGTTCATAGCAGTGGAATGAGAAACTACCAAGAAACTATAGTCTATCGACAAATGCTTTTGATTTCCTCCTTTCTCCTCTTGGCACCTTCCGAACTTTCTGACTTATTTTATCTGTCCCTCTCTATCTGTTTGTCTATTTTTATCAAACGAGCGTTTTTCGGTGTGTATCGTTCCATTTCCCCAAAAGTCCAAATGCTCCAAGGAGTCCAAAATACATTACGAGCGCAAATTTGGTTTCGATTAGGGAAGATTTTTTGA
- a CDS encoding efflux RND transporter permease subunit: MIASFYLRLLHHKRAVLIVFLFLSTLGLISLPHIPVNLLPNVEFPKMTVLTRFENASPKEMETLVSKPILQALGSLPGVSLLEAESREGLSIVQLTWKRDVDLTYALLDTREKLDMIRDLLPTDAEKPLITRFDPNSLPFLEIVFFSKSLLDPKSLRQFVEEQIKLYFERVEGVAWVQISGGYEKEIKIELDPHKSDAYKINPKELIQIISAHNQNIPAGSLPFGKKELPIRTMGQFQSIHDLGNLLIGAKGASNGIRLSEVAEISESYKERTSSTQWNGEEAVLVSLYREPGKNSIEISENIQKVLKQIQENFGTQIQSDLVYDESIYIQDSIKGLYLNLVIGCLLAFFALLLILKNFQSPSILLLTIPFTLLPSFCLFHTFQIGFNMMSLGGLTLAIGMLFDASNVVLSGIERNFKIEANLEIAIANGMSEVYKSVSSATLTSIIVFLPLVFIKGTIGLVFREMAYAIVISLSVSLLVSLFLIPILTLSLFSDRREEKSHFLLWNLYQREVWIDRYLKAIVYVKNRFTVFTIAVFFFFILSLFFFPWLDKEYLPELKSKEISIQINLPKGTSYAELMAEASLWQDEFLHWKDVKSILSLVGQTNSLSTLATSYEKENSIELKLSFYDQITDAMKKKIHSIADRLKKTNGIQIKPSENQLSRMVRKETQINHWIYVSPEGTSENRWLTRLKEELLRLDPQILVKRYGESKSEEIHLRYDPLKLVQLGFSQETVSSQIQMALKGYPVTNLESSSRQTPIRLGFKKESLSDLQHLLMLRIPNSFGEYIALSQILTMKQVKAEESLFRRGNQSIQILQIHTPNTAKTNQESLEHTFQSIADQMAIQTFMKEIQSDRKESFLEILISFGFAFVFVYMMLAGNFESYRIPIVMLLSFPLIFIGVFPALFFSGKTLNISSFMGIILLLGVVVDNASLYYEYFHLFQLQGMESFQAMLEACSSVFQPILMNNASTILGMFPILFSLGTGGEFQAPLGIVVVSGLLTSVILSLFLIPLIFYFLEKN; encoded by the coding sequence ATGGAAACTCTCGTAAGCAAACCCATCCTACAAGCCTTAGGTTCCCTCCCAGGAGTCTCGCTATTGGAGGCAGAATCTAGGGAAGGCCTTTCGATCGTCCAATTGACTTGGAAGAGGGATGTGGACTTAACATATGCTTTGTTGGATACAAGGGAAAAATTGGATATGATTCGGGACCTCTTACCAACGGATGCAGAAAAACCTTTGATCACTCGATTTGATCCGAACAGTTTGCCTTTTTTAGAAATCGTATTTTTCAGCAAATCTTTGTTAGATCCTAAAAGCTTAAGACAATTTGTAGAAGAACAAATAAAACTCTATTTCGAAAGAGTAGAAGGAGTTGCATGGGTGCAAATTTCGGGAGGGTATGAGAAAGAAATCAAGATTGAGCTAGATCCACATAAAAGTGACGCATACAAAATCAATCCAAAAGAGTTAATTCAAATCATTTCTGCCCACAATCAAAATATCCCAGCAGGTAGCTTACCGTTTGGAAAAAAAGAACTTCCAATTCGCACGATGGGACAATTTCAAAGTATACATGATTTAGGAAATTTGCTTATAGGCGCAAAAGGAGCAAGCAATGGAATACGACTTTCCGAGGTCGCCGAAATTTCGGAGTCGTATAAGGAGAGAACTTCCTCTACTCAATGGAACGGAGAAGAAGCAGTTTTAGTCTCTTTATATAGGGAACCAGGAAAGAATTCCATTGAGATATCTGAAAATATCCAAAAAGTCTTGAAACAAATACAAGAAAACTTCGGAACACAAATACAATCTGATTTGGTATATGATGAATCAATTTATATTCAGGATTCCATTAAAGGTCTTTACTTAAATTTAGTTATCGGCTGCCTCCTCGCTTTTTTTGCACTCCTCCTCATCTTAAAGAATTTTCAGAGCCCAAGTATACTTCTATTGACGATACCGTTTACCTTACTTCCCAGTTTTTGTTTATTCCACACTTTCCAAATTGGATTCAATATGATGAGTTTGGGAGGACTTACTTTAGCCATCGGGATGTTATTTGATGCAAGCAATGTGGTCTTGTCAGGCATCGAACGAAATTTCAAAATAGAGGCAAATTTGGAAATTGCCATTGCGAACGGAATGTCAGAGGTCTATAAGTCTGTAAGTTCTGCTACTCTAACAAGTATTATTGTTTTTTTACCTTTGGTATTTATCAAAGGTACGATTGGTTTGGTCTTTCGAGAGATGGCTTACGCCATTGTCATTAGTTTGTCTGTCAGCCTCCTTGTGTCTTTGTTTCTTATCCCCATACTCACACTTAGCCTCTTTTCTGATCGAAGGGAGGAGAAATCTCATTTCCTTCTCTGGAATCTATACCAAAGAGAAGTTTGGATCGATCGGTATCTCAAGGCAATTGTATATGTGAAAAATCGTTTTACCGTTTTTACCATTGCAGTATTTTTCTTTTTCATTCTATCTCTATTCTTTTTCCCTTGGTTAGATAAAGAATATCTGCCGGAGTTAAAATCCAAAGAAATCAGCATCCAAATCAATCTTCCCAAGGGGACATCGTATGCGGAGCTGATGGCGGAGGCGTCTCTATGGCAAGATGAATTTTTACATTGGAAAGATGTGAAATCAATCCTATCTTTAGTGGGTCAAACAAACTCTCTATCTACTCTAGCAACCTCTTACGAGAAAGAAAATTCGATAGAATTGAAACTTAGTTTTTATGATCAAATAACGGATGCTATGAAAAAAAAGATCCATTCCATTGCAGATAGACTGAAAAAAACAAATGGAATCCAAATCAAACCTTCAGAAAACCAATTGTCTCGAATGGTTCGCAAAGAAACGCAAATCAATCATTGGATTTATGTGAGCCCTGAGGGAACTAGCGAAAATCGTTGGTTGACTAGACTCAAAGAAGAACTCTTGCGATTGGATCCACAAATTCTTGTAAAACGATACGGGGAGTCAAAATCAGAAGAGATTCATTTGCGTTACGATCCTTTGAAACTAGTGCAACTGGGCTTTTCGCAAGAGACTGTTTCATCGCAAATTCAGATGGCCCTCAAAGGTTATCCCGTAACAAATCTGGAAAGCTCCTCTAGGCAGACTCCTATTCGCCTTGGATTTAAAAAAGAGAGTCTTTCTGATTTGCAGCACCTTCTCATGTTGAGAATTCCCAATTCATTCGGAGAATATATTGCCCTTTCCCAAATACTCACTATGAAACAAGTAAAAGCTGAGGAGAGTCTCTTTCGCAGAGGAAATCAAAGCATCCAAATCCTTCAAATTCATACACCAAATACCGCAAAAACAAACCAAGAGAGTTTGGAACATACATTCCAATCAATAGCAGACCAAATGGCTATACAAACTTTCATGAAAGAAATCCAATCGGACCGAAAGGAATCTTTTCTTGAGATTCTCATTTCTTTCGGTTTTGCATTTGTTTTTGTTTACATGATGTTGGCAGGGAACTTCGAATCCTACCGCATACCTATTGTTATGCTCCTTTCTTTCCCGCTAATCTTTATAGGTGTATTCCCTGCCTTGTTCTTCTCAGGCAAAACACTGAATATTAGCTCTTTCATGGGAATCATTTTGCTCTTAGGAGTCGTCGTAGACAATGCATCACTCTACTATGAATATTTCCATTTATTCCAGTTGCAGGGAATGGAGTCTTTTCAAGCGATGTTGGAGGCCTGTTCTTCTGTATTTCAACCTATCCTTATGAATAATGCCAGCACAATTTTAGGGATGTTTCCTATCCTATTTTCATTGGGTACGGGTGGAGAATTCCAAGCACCACTTGGAATCGTCGTTGTTTCTGGACTTCTAACATCTGTCATTCTATCTTTATTTCTGATTCCGTTGATCTTCTACTTCTTAGAAAAGAACTAA
- a CDS encoding Crp/Fnr family transcriptional regulator, with protein MFDKLKQRFEREVRLSEKDWSILVQHVRYIELQKNQILLRPGEIANYGIFLMEGILRICNHHEGREYTRNIFTEGDFFTESGSFFSNQSFGFQIDALEDTKVFLLPKASIQLLENQSVEFSTFFRKQMERALVFLTKKVLENQKTALERFLEFRKQRPSLLGRVPQYVLASFLNITPEAYSRIQKQAIELDLDQEKDPKP; from the coding sequence ATGTTCGATAAATTAAAACAGCGTTTTGAAAGAGAAGTGAGGCTATCCGAAAAAGATTGGTCCATACTTGTCCAACATGTAAGATATATCGAACTACAAAAAAACCAAATCCTCCTAAGGCCAGGTGAGATTGCAAACTATGGTATCTTCTTGATGGAGGGTATTTTGCGCATCTGTAACCACCACGAAGGTAGAGAATACACCCGCAATATCTTTACTGAGGGTGATTTTTTCACAGAGAGCGGAAGTTTTTTTAGCAACCAATCCTTCGGCTTTCAGATTGATGCGCTCGAGGATACAAAGGTATTCCTCCTTCCCAAAGCAAGCATCCAACTCTTAGAAAACCAATCTGTAGAATTTTCAACTTTCTTTCGCAAACAAATGGAAAGGGCGCTTGTCTTTCTCACAAAGAAAGTTCTCGAAAACCAAAAGACAGCTTTGGAACGATTTTTAGAGTTTCGGAAGCAAAGGCCAAGTCTATTGGGACGCGTGCCTCAATATGTTTTGGCATCTTTTTTAAACATCACTCCTGAAGCCTATAGTCGTATCCAGAAGCAAGCCATAGAACTTGATCTAGATCAAGAAAAAGATCCAAAGCCTTAA
- a CDS encoding sterol desaturase family protein, which translates to MNFIEALIPVFILLIGLEVFLTYKRKADFYSWKDSISNMSLGMISRLTDAFLLILFFDWYIFLSKHFSVANLSSAFTFSSSGQWFENVQILLNWIFLLLSLDFLFYWNHRFSHEINLLWASHVTHHSSEEYNLTVALRQSFLRNAIAMSFYMVFAFLSVPWLILLLADAINRLYQFWVHTRWIPKLPKWFEYIFVSPSHHRVHHARNEIYLDKNYAGMFILWDRLFGTIQEENEEPKYGIVKPLLEYDPIRANVHVFSEIVSALKFSDSIAKTLKILFGKPRDLPISAENPSARILFQKNRESSPLSLVLAGSTFLLLVGLSLLLIKKSSLIETKFALVMYFGLLGAFGLLGKWNDTHRKTLV; encoded by the coding sequence ATGAATTTTATAGAAGCCTTGATTCCCGTTTTTATTCTTTTGATCGGCTTGGAAGTTTTTTTGACCTATAAAAGAAAGGCCGATTTCTATTCCTGGAAAGATAGTATTTCCAATATGAGCCTTGGTATGATTAGCCGTCTAACAGATGCTTTTCTTTTGATTCTCTTCTTTGATTGGTATATCTTTCTATCTAAACACTTTTCCGTTGCGAACCTTTCCTCCGCTTTTACTTTTTCTTCCTCCGGGCAATGGTTTGAGAATGTTCAAATCTTATTGAACTGGATTTTTCTCTTACTTTCATTGGATTTTTTATTTTATTGGAACCATCGATTCTCGCATGAGATCAATCTTTTGTGGGCTTCTCATGTGACTCACCATTCCAGCGAAGAATACAATTTAACAGTTGCCCTTCGCCAATCTTTTTTAAGAAATGCCATCGCCATGTCTTTCTACATGGTATTTGCCTTTTTGTCGGTTCCTTGGCTCATATTGTTACTTGCGGATGCCATCAATCGACTCTATCAGTTTTGGGTACATACACGTTGGATACCGAAACTTCCTAAGTGGTTTGAGTATATCTTTGTGAGCCCAAGCCACCATAGAGTCCACCATGCACGAAATGAAATCTACCTAGACAAAAACTATGCAGGGATGTTTATTTTATGGGATAGGCTCTTTGGTACCATCCAAGAAGAAAACGAAGAGCCAAAGTACGGTATCGTCAAGCCCCTCTTAGAATATGATCCTATACGCGCCAATGTGCATGTGTTTTCAGAAATCGTTTCCGCCCTAAAGTTTTCTGATTCCATAGCAAAAACTCTAAAGATTCTTTTTGGAAAACCAAGAGATTTGCCTATATCCGCTGAGAACCCCTCGGCTAGAATCCTATTTCAAAAAAACAGAGAATCGAGTCCCCTTTCCCTAGTGTTGGCCGGGTCAACATTTCTCTTGTTAGTTGGTTTATCACTGCTTCTCATCAAAAAATCTTCCCTAATCGAAACCAAATTTGCGCTCGTAATGTATTTTGGACTCCTTGGAGCATTTGGACTTTTGGGGAAATGGAACGATACACACCGAAAAACGCTCGTTTGA